Proteins encoded in a region of the Dethiobacter alkaliphilus AHT 1 genome:
- a CDS encoding ABC transporter ATP-binding protein codes for MNKTSIITVKNLTKRYNKKEVLCISELNALHGRILGLIGPSGAGKSTLLRILNMLEEPTTGEVSYLQQPAPVSQTGKLQLRRKMTMVFQKAALLDTSVYNNVAFGLQARKVPKQEIRERVLAMLDDIGMLALSQQRAKTLSGGEAQRIAFARALVLQPEILFLDEPTANLDPPNVELLEGMIARLNQDHGTTILFVTHNLFQARRLCHDTAFFYQGKLIETRETEQLFTSSQKEQTRAFVEGKMIY; via the coding sequence ATGAATAAAACCTCCATAATTACGGTAAAAAACCTGACCAAGCGATACAACAAAAAGGAAGTGCTCTGCATTTCTGAACTCAATGCTCTCCACGGCCGCATTTTAGGCTTAATCGGCCCCAGTGGTGCGGGAAAAAGCACCTTGCTGCGCATCCTTAACATGCTGGAGGAGCCTACCACCGGTGAGGTTTCTTATTTACAGCAACCGGCACCTGTCTCGCAGACCGGCAAACTACAGTTGCGGCGAAAAATGACAATGGTTTTTCAGAAAGCGGCACTCTTGGACACCTCGGTCTACAATAATGTGGCTTTTGGCCTCCAAGCCCGTAAGGTGCCTAAACAGGAAATCAGGGAACGTGTGCTTGCCATGCTGGATGATATTGGCATGTTAGCACTTAGCCAACAGCGGGCAAAAACTCTTTCCGGGGGTGAAGCACAACGTATCGCCTTTGCCCGGGCGTTGGTGCTACAGCCGGAAATTCTCTTTCTGGATGAGCCTACAGCAAACCTGGATCCGCCCAATGTGGAACTGCTGGAAGGAATGATTGCCAGACTTAATCAGGACCACGGCACCACTATCCTCTTTGTAACTCATAACCTCTTTCAGGCCCGCCGCCTCTGTCATGATACCGCTTTCTTTTATCAGGGAAAGCTCATTGAAACGAGGGAGACTGAGCAGCTTTTTACCTCTTCGCAAAAAGAACAAACGCGTGCTTTTGTGGAAGGAAAAATGATTTATTAA